The Carnobacterium divergens genome includes a window with the following:
- a CDS encoding glycoside hydrolase family 16 protein produces MLDKTKWSDHYLEHWADNPEDAKANYRFENGALVESIEKEQKAWAPTLDKDNYGYGTSGVKSSAIQSFNKNWIHNFSNSNTLISPIPDEDLMLGDEKTGGYATTYGYFEIRAKLSKSLGGGHQAWWLVGMQNDTNDWFNSKETGEIDVIETFFDYSEKVQRPVGTKGVTEANWQKGLWQVCTFGWNDPFFSPSWTDSTTAIKGGNEAVVPGAVGIESLTNEYHTYGLDWQPGSLKFYFDGKLFRTINQAPDYPMGMILNIYTDSGSGKHDDVFPKEWAIDYVRVYKKDSGYEIPNQTVRNRDTGKYINLDVSTEKVMLSDVIADSSKWELVPKGEYFLIKNSLTGETLNIEHQKGFVEHSKIQDTAYSGQWKKETVDGYVRFVNRWKPNQVIHTEDNLGYLQAGAIQQGAWRSQWTVNE; encoded by the coding sequence ATGCTGGATAAAACGAAGTGGTCGGATCATTATTTAGAACATTGGGCAGATAATCCAGAAGATGCTAAAGCTAATTATCGATTTGAAAACGGTGCTTTAGTTGAATCTATTGAAAAAGAGCAGAAGGCTTGGGCACCAACACTGGATAAAGATAATTATGGTTATGGAACAAGCGGCGTAAAATCTAGCGCAATTCAATCATTTAATAAGAATTGGATTCATAATTTCAGCAATTCGAATACATTAATTTCACCTATCCCAGATGAGGATTTAATGCTTGGAGATGAGAAGACAGGCGGGTATGCAACAACTTACGGATATTTTGAAATACGTGCCAAATTAAGTAAGTCTTTAGGTGGTGGTCATCAAGCTTGGTGGCTAGTCGGCATGCAAAATGATACTAATGATTGGTTCAATTCAAAAGAAACAGGTGAAATTGATGTTATAGAAACATTTTTTGATTACAGTGAAAAAGTTCAAAGACCAGTAGGAACTAAAGGTGTTACAGAGGCGAATTGGCAAAAAGGATTATGGCAAGTCTGTACATTTGGCTGGAATGATCCGTTCTTTTCTCCTTCATGGACAGACAGTACGACGGCCATAAAAGGCGGAAATGAGGCCGTTGTTCCGGGAGCCGTGGGGATAGAAAGTTTAACGAATGAGTATCATACTTATGGGTTAGATTGGCAACCAGGATCACTAAAATTTTACTTTGATGGAAAACTATTTAGAACAATTAATCAAGCACCGGATTATCCAATGGGAATGATTTTAAATATTTACACAGATTCTGGATCTGGTAAACATGATGATGTATTTCCTAAAGAATGGGCGATTGATTATGTAAGGGTTTATAAAAAAGATAGTGGGTATGAGATTCCTAATCAAACAGTAAGAAATAGAGACACAGGTAAATATATTAATTTAGATGTATCTACTGAAAAGGTAATGTTGTCTGATGTTATCGCAGATTCGTCAAAATGGGAATTGGTGCCTAAAGGCGAGTACTTCTTAATAAAGAATAGTCTAACGGGTGAAACCTTAAATATTGAGCACCAAAAAGGTTTTGTTGAACATAGTAAGATTCAAGATACGGCATATAGTGGGCAGTGGAAGAAAGAGACGGTAGACGGATATGTTAGATTTGTGAATCGTTGGAAGCCAAATCAAGTAATTCATACAGAAGACAATTTAGGGTATTTACAGGCAGGTGCTATACAGCAAGGAGCTTGGCGAAGCCAATGGACTGTAAATGAATAG
- a CDS encoding MurR/RpiR family transcriptional regulator — protein sequence MTKIYYFSRLFPNNTLRDDDEKIIENIIGRIKEKSSTCIKTIAKVNFTSQSSISRLAKRAGFNNYKEFIFFLTTEFSLKNKNQLENLPFVLADQDWEKINDYFENALTSKKIYLYGEGFCQFLVDYTYRKLLLKKIYAIDLEGVEISLISDDNPHTLITFSQSGENKQGLIKMKECKNDGGTVIAITATENSSYVAKSDLSFVVERGNTGLDHENQHLNYFFGNALNLIEYLINQYTKKPNH from the coding sequence TTGACAAAAATTTACTACTTTAGTCGTCTTTTTCCTAATAACACTCTCAGAGACGATGATGAAAAAATAATAGAAAATATTATTGGACGAATTAAAGAAAAATCTAGTACCTGCATAAAGACGATTGCCAAAGTGAACTTTACGTCCCAGTCTTCCATCAGTCGCTTAGCCAAGCGCGCTGGATTTAACAACTATAAAGAATTTATTTTCTTTTTAACTACTGAATTTTCACTTAAAAATAAAAACCAATTGGAAAATTTACCATTTGTACTTGCCGATCAAGACTGGGAGAAAATTAATGACTATTTTGAAAATGCACTTACTTCAAAAAAGATTTACTTATACGGCGAAGGATTTTGTCAATTTTTAGTCGATTACACCTACCGAAAATTACTTCTAAAAAAAATCTATGCAATTGATCTTGAAGGTGTAGAAATCAGCTTAATATCCGATGACAATCCACATACGTTAATTACTTTTTCTCAATCAGGAGAAAATAAGCAAGGATTAATTAAAATGAAAGAATGTAAAAATGATGGTGGTACGGTTATTGCAATTACTGCGACAGAAAACAGCAGCTATGTTGCAAAAAGTGACTTATCTTTTGTTGTAGAAAGAGGAAATACTGGACTCGATCATGAGAATCAACATCTAAATTATTTCTTTGGAAATGCACTAAATTTAATAGAATATCTCATAAATCAATATACAAAAAAACCAAATCATTAA